The following proteins come from a genomic window of Thermostichus vulcanus str. 'Rupite':
- the sds gene encoding solanesyl diphosphate synthase, whose amino-acid sequence MTSVLSPFGPVEADLERLRQNLTRLVSAKHPILATAAEHLFSAGGKGIRPAIVLLIARATTPDGEITPRHWRLAEITEMIHTASLVHDDVIDTADVRRGIDTVNTLFDNRVAVLAGDYLFGQAAWYLANLDNLEVVKLLSKVIMDLPEGEVRQSLTRFDPDVSMEDYLAKSFYKTASLMSGSSKASGLLSGVEPEVAERLFDFGRDLGIAFQIVDDLLDFTASAETLGKPVGSDLSQGNLTAPVLFALQEFPQMRELILTELEDPQDLKQVLEWVYQSEGIPRSRQLARDYAHRAAEALHSLPDSLARRALFQMVDYVLERLR is encoded by the coding sequence ATGACCTCTGTGCTTTCCCCTTTCGGCCCTGTAGAAGCGGATCTGGAGCGTTTACGCCAGAACCTAACGCGGCTGGTGAGTGCCAAACACCCGATTCTGGCCACGGCTGCCGAGCACCTCTTTTCGGCGGGGGGGAAAGGGATCCGACCAGCGATTGTCCTCTTGATCGCCCGTGCCACTACCCCGGATGGAGAAATTACCCCACGCCATTGGCGTTTGGCGGAAATTACCGAAATGATCCACACGGCCAGCTTGGTGCATGACGATGTGATCGATACAGCCGATGTGCGGCGCGGCATCGATACGGTCAATACCCTCTTCGACAATCGGGTGGCGGTGCTAGCGGGAGATTATCTGTTTGGGCAGGCAGCTTGGTACTTGGCCAATTTGGACAACTTAGAGGTGGTGAAGCTGCTCTCCAAGGTGATCATGGATCTGCCGGAGGGAGAGGTACGCCAGAGCCTGACTCGCTTCGACCCAGACGTGTCGATGGAAGACTACCTGGCCAAGAGCTTTTACAAAACGGCTTCTCTCATGTCCGGCAGTTCCAAAGCCTCTGGGCTGTTGAGTGGTGTAGAGCCTGAGGTGGCGGAGCGATTGTTTGATTTTGGCCGCGACCTGGGGATTGCCTTTCAAATTGTTGATGATTTGCTTGACTTCACGGCTTCAGCCGAGACGTTGGGTAAGCCCGTGGGATCTGATCTCAGCCAGGGAAACCTGACCGCGCCGGTGCTGTTTGCCCTACAGGAATTTCCGCAAATGCGGGAGTTGATTCTGACGGAACTCGAAGATCCACAAGACCTGAAGCAAGTCCTGGAGTGGGTCTATCAAAGCGAAGGGATCCCGCGCTCCCGTCAGTTGGCCCGCGACTATGCCCATCGTGCTGCGGAGGCTCTGCACAGTTTGCCCGACTCGCTAGCCCGGCGTGCCCTGTTTC
- a CDS encoding metal-sensing transcriptional repressor codes for MSARIPATDSGIPNQAEPDWQEDWELALEQPPLSGRAHPHHHDPQSRRKLVNRLARIEGHVHGIRSMIEQDQPCPDVLLQIAAVKGALDRVARLILDDHISHCISHAIETGNIEVELEELQRALDRFIG; via the coding sequence ATGTCTGCGCGCATCCCTGCTACCGATTCTGGGATCCCAAATCAAGCAGAACCAGATTGGCAGGAGGATTGGGAACTGGCTTTGGAACAGCCTCCTCTGTCCGGGCGAGCCCACCCCCACCATCATGACCCGCAGTCACGCCGCAAATTGGTGAATCGCCTGGCTCGTATTGAAGGGCATGTGCACGGGATCCGCTCCATGATTGAGCAAGATCAACCCTGTCCAGATGTGCTCCTGCAAATTGCTGCGGTCAAGGGGGCGCTGGATCGGGTAGCGCGGCTGATCTTGGATGACCACATTAGCCATTGCATCAGCCATGCCATTGAAACCGGCAATATTGAAGTGGAACTGGAAGAACTGCAGCGGGCTTTGGATCGCTTTATCGGCTAA